One part of the Ursus arctos isolate Adak ecotype North America unplaced genomic scaffold, UrsArc2.0 scaffold_20, whole genome shotgun sequence genome encodes these proteins:
- the PLCD1 gene encoding 1-phosphatidylinositol 4,5-bisphosphate phosphodiesterase delta-1 isoform X2 encodes MDSGRDFLTLHGLQDDEDLQVLLKGSQLLKVKSNSWRRERFYKLQEDCKTIWQESRKVMRTPESHLFSIEDIQEVRKGHRTEGMEKFARDVPEDRCFSIVFKDQRNTLDLISPSPAEAQHWVRGLHKIIHHSGSMDQRQKLQHWIHSCLRKADKNKDNKMSFKELQNFLKELNIQVDDSYARKIFRECDHSQTDSLEDDEIEAFYKMLTQRQEIDRTFAQAAGSRATLSVDQLVMFLQHQQREEAAGPALALSLIERYEPSETAKAQRQMTKDGFLMYLLSADGSAFSLAHRRVYQDMSQPLSHYLMSSSHNTYLLEDQLTGPSSTEAYIRALCKGCRCLELDCWDGPNQEPVIYHGYTFTSKILLCDVLRAIRDYAFKASPYPVILSLENHCSLEQQRVMARHLRTILGPMLLDRPLDGVTTSLPSPEQLKGKILLKGKKLGGLLPPGGEGGPEATVVSDEDEAAEMEDEAVRSRVQRKPREDKLRLVKELSDMVIYCKSVHFGGFPSSGTPGQAFYEMASFSENRALRLLQESGNSFVRHNVSHLSRIYPAGWRTDSSNYSPVEMWNGGCQIVALNFQTPGPEMDVYQGRFRDNGACGYVLKPAFLRDPNSTFNSRALAQGPWWTRKRLSVRVISGQQLPKVNKNKNSIVDPKVTVEIHGVGRDVASRQTAVVTNNGFNPWWDTEFEFEVVVPELALVRFVVEDYDASSKNDFIGQSTIPLGSLKQGYRHVHLLSKNGDQHPSATLFVKVSLQD; translated from the exons ATGGACTCGGGCCGGGACTTCCTGACCCTGCATG GTCTACAGGATGATGAGGACCTACAGGTACTGCTAAAGGGCAGCCAGCTCCTGAAGGTGAAGTCCAACTCATGGCGGAGAGAGCGTTTCTACAAGCTGCAGGAAGACTGCAAGACCATCTGGCAGGAGTCCCGCAAGGTCATGCGGACCCCGGAGTCCCACCTGT TCTCCATTGAGGACATTCAGGAGGTGCGGAAGGGCCACCGCACGGAGGGCATGGAGAAGTTTGCCCGGGATGTGCCTGAGGACCGCTGCTTCTCCATCGTCTTCAAGGACCAGCGCAACACGCTAGACCTCATCTCCCCGTCGCCGGCGGAGGCCCAGCACTGGGTGCGGGGCCTGCATAAGATCATCCACCACTCGGGCTCCATGGACCAGAGGCAGAAGCTGCAGCA CTGGATTCACTCCTGCTTGCGAAAAGCTGACAAAAATAAGGACAACAAGATGAGCTTCAAGGAGCTGCAGAACTTCCTGAAGGAGCTCAACATCCAGGTGGATGACAGCTACGCCCGGAAGATCTTCAGG GAGTGTGACCACTCCCAGACGGACTCTCTGGAGGATGATGAGATCGAGGCCTTCTACAAGATGCTGACCCAGCGGCAGGAGATTGACCGCACCTTCGCCCAGGCGGCCGGCTCCAGGGCAACACTGTCAGTGGACCAGTTAGTGATGTTCCTGCAGCACCAGCAGCGGGAGGAGGCGGCAGGGCCTGCACTGGCCCTCTCCCTCATTGAGCGCTATGAGCCCAGTGAGACTG CCAAGGCGCAGCGGCAGATGACCAAGGACGGCTTCCTCATGTACCTGCTGTCCGCCGACGGCAGCGCCTTCAGCCTGGCGCACCGGCGGGTGTACCAGGACATGAGCCAGCCGCTCAGCCACTACCTGATGTCCTCCTCGCACAACACCTACCTGCTGGAAGACCAGCTCACGGGGCCCAGCAGCACCGAAGCCTACATCCG GGCGTTGTGCAAAGGCTGCCGCTGCCTGGAGCTGGACTGCTGGGACGGCCCCAACCAGGAGCCGGTCATCTACCACGGCTACACTTTCACGTCCAAGATCCTCCTCTGCGACGTGCTCAGGGCCATCCGGGACTACGCCTTCAAG GCGTCCCCCTACCCCGTCATCCTGTCCCTGGAGAACCACTGCAGCCTGGAGCAGCAGCGTGTGATGGCGCGACACCTGCGCACCATCCTGGGCCCCATGCTGTTGGACCGGCCGCTGGATGGGGTCACCACAAGTCTGCCTTCCCCTGAG CAACTGAAGGGGAAGATCTTGCTGAAGGGGAAGAAGCTTGGGGGGCTCCTGCCCCCTGGCGGGGAGGGTGGCCCTGAAGCCACTGTCGTGTCGGATGAGGATGAGGCTGCTGAGATGGAGGACGAGGCCGTGAGGAGCCGCGTGCAGCGCAAGCCCAGG GAGGACAAGCTCAGGCTAGTGAAGGAGCTCTCCGATATGGTCATTTACTGCAAGAGTGTCCACTTTGGGGGCTTCCCCAGCTCTGGCACCCCAGGGCAGGCTTTCTATGAGATGGCATCCTTCTCTGAGAACCGCGCCCTCCGACTGCTCCAAGAATCAG GAAACAGCTTCGTTCGCCACAACGTCAGTCACCTGAGCCGGATCTACCCCgctgggtggaggacggactCCTCCAACTACAGCCCCGTGGAGATGTGGAATGGGGGCTGCCAGATCG TGGCCCTGAATTTCCAGACACCTGGCCCAGAGATGGATGTGTACCAGGGCCGCTTCCGGGACAACGGGGCCTGCGGCTATGTGCTGAAGCCTGCCTTCCTGCGAGACCCGAACTCTACCTTTAACTCACGTGCCCTGGCTCAGGGGCCCTGGTGGACCCGGAAGCGACTCAGTGTCAGG GTCATCTCCGGGCAGCAGTTGCCAAAAGTCAACAAGAATAAGAATTCAATTGTGGACCCCAAGGTGACCGTGGAGATCCACGGTGTGGGCCGGGACGTGGCCAGCCGCCAGACTGCCGTGGTCACCAATAACG GGTTCAACCCATGGTGGGACACGGAGTTTGAGTTTGAGGTGGTGGTGCCTGAGCTTGCGCTCGTGCGCTTTGTGGTGGAGGATTATGATGCCTCCTCTAAGAACGACTTCATCGGCCAGAGCACCATCCCCTTGGGCAGCCTCAAGCAAG GATACCGCCATGTCCACCTCTTGTCAAAGAACGGAGACCAGCACCCATCCGCCACCCTCTTTGTGAAGGTGTCTCTCCAGGACTAG
- the PLCD1 gene encoding 1-phosphatidylinositol 4,5-bisphosphate phosphodiesterase delta-1 isoform X1, which produces MQCLGIPSRSRSRELYLQEQSLKVAALNGQRLGLQDDEDLQVLLKGSQLLKVKSNSWRRERFYKLQEDCKTIWQESRKVMRTPESHLFSIEDIQEVRKGHRTEGMEKFARDVPEDRCFSIVFKDQRNTLDLISPSPAEAQHWVRGLHKIIHHSGSMDQRQKLQHWIHSCLRKADKNKDNKMSFKELQNFLKELNIQVDDSYARKIFRECDHSQTDSLEDDEIEAFYKMLTQRQEIDRTFAQAAGSRATLSVDQLVMFLQHQQREEAAGPALALSLIERYEPSETAKAQRQMTKDGFLMYLLSADGSAFSLAHRRVYQDMSQPLSHYLMSSSHNTYLLEDQLTGPSSTEAYIRALCKGCRCLELDCWDGPNQEPVIYHGYTFTSKILLCDVLRAIRDYAFKASPYPVILSLENHCSLEQQRVMARHLRTILGPMLLDRPLDGVTTSLPSPEQLKGKILLKGKKLGGLLPPGGEGGPEATVVSDEDEAAEMEDEAVRSRVQRKPREDKLRLVKELSDMVIYCKSVHFGGFPSSGTPGQAFYEMASFSENRALRLLQESGNSFVRHNVSHLSRIYPAGWRTDSSNYSPVEMWNGGCQIVALNFQTPGPEMDVYQGRFRDNGACGYVLKPAFLRDPNSTFNSRALAQGPWWTRKRLSVRVISGQQLPKVNKNKNSIVDPKVTVEIHGVGRDVASRQTAVVTNNGFNPWWDTEFEFEVVVPELALVRFVVEDYDASSKNDFIGQSTIPLGSLKQGYRHVHLLSKNGDQHPSATLFVKVSLQD; this is translated from the exons ATGCAATGCCTAGGAATCCCGAGCCGGAGCCGCTCCAGAGAGCTCTACCTGCAGGAGCAGAGCCTCAAGGTGGCAGCGCTCAATGGGCAGAGGCTGG GTCTACAGGATGATGAGGACCTACAGGTACTGCTAAAGGGCAGCCAGCTCCTGAAGGTGAAGTCCAACTCATGGCGGAGAGAGCGTTTCTACAAGCTGCAGGAAGACTGCAAGACCATCTGGCAGGAGTCCCGCAAGGTCATGCGGACCCCGGAGTCCCACCTGT TCTCCATTGAGGACATTCAGGAGGTGCGGAAGGGCCACCGCACGGAGGGCATGGAGAAGTTTGCCCGGGATGTGCCTGAGGACCGCTGCTTCTCCATCGTCTTCAAGGACCAGCGCAACACGCTAGACCTCATCTCCCCGTCGCCGGCGGAGGCCCAGCACTGGGTGCGGGGCCTGCATAAGATCATCCACCACTCGGGCTCCATGGACCAGAGGCAGAAGCTGCAGCA CTGGATTCACTCCTGCTTGCGAAAAGCTGACAAAAATAAGGACAACAAGATGAGCTTCAAGGAGCTGCAGAACTTCCTGAAGGAGCTCAACATCCAGGTGGATGACAGCTACGCCCGGAAGATCTTCAGG GAGTGTGACCACTCCCAGACGGACTCTCTGGAGGATGATGAGATCGAGGCCTTCTACAAGATGCTGACCCAGCGGCAGGAGATTGACCGCACCTTCGCCCAGGCGGCCGGCTCCAGGGCAACACTGTCAGTGGACCAGTTAGTGATGTTCCTGCAGCACCAGCAGCGGGAGGAGGCGGCAGGGCCTGCACTGGCCCTCTCCCTCATTGAGCGCTATGAGCCCAGTGAGACTG CCAAGGCGCAGCGGCAGATGACCAAGGACGGCTTCCTCATGTACCTGCTGTCCGCCGACGGCAGCGCCTTCAGCCTGGCGCACCGGCGGGTGTACCAGGACATGAGCCAGCCGCTCAGCCACTACCTGATGTCCTCCTCGCACAACACCTACCTGCTGGAAGACCAGCTCACGGGGCCCAGCAGCACCGAAGCCTACATCCG GGCGTTGTGCAAAGGCTGCCGCTGCCTGGAGCTGGACTGCTGGGACGGCCCCAACCAGGAGCCGGTCATCTACCACGGCTACACTTTCACGTCCAAGATCCTCCTCTGCGACGTGCTCAGGGCCATCCGGGACTACGCCTTCAAG GCGTCCCCCTACCCCGTCATCCTGTCCCTGGAGAACCACTGCAGCCTGGAGCAGCAGCGTGTGATGGCGCGACACCTGCGCACCATCCTGGGCCCCATGCTGTTGGACCGGCCGCTGGATGGGGTCACCACAAGTCTGCCTTCCCCTGAG CAACTGAAGGGGAAGATCTTGCTGAAGGGGAAGAAGCTTGGGGGGCTCCTGCCCCCTGGCGGGGAGGGTGGCCCTGAAGCCACTGTCGTGTCGGATGAGGATGAGGCTGCTGAGATGGAGGACGAGGCCGTGAGGAGCCGCGTGCAGCGCAAGCCCAGG GAGGACAAGCTCAGGCTAGTGAAGGAGCTCTCCGATATGGTCATTTACTGCAAGAGTGTCCACTTTGGGGGCTTCCCCAGCTCTGGCACCCCAGGGCAGGCTTTCTATGAGATGGCATCCTTCTCTGAGAACCGCGCCCTCCGACTGCTCCAAGAATCAG GAAACAGCTTCGTTCGCCACAACGTCAGTCACCTGAGCCGGATCTACCCCgctgggtggaggacggactCCTCCAACTACAGCCCCGTGGAGATGTGGAATGGGGGCTGCCAGATCG TGGCCCTGAATTTCCAGACACCTGGCCCAGAGATGGATGTGTACCAGGGCCGCTTCCGGGACAACGGGGCCTGCGGCTATGTGCTGAAGCCTGCCTTCCTGCGAGACCCGAACTCTACCTTTAACTCACGTGCCCTGGCTCAGGGGCCCTGGTGGACCCGGAAGCGACTCAGTGTCAGG GTCATCTCCGGGCAGCAGTTGCCAAAAGTCAACAAGAATAAGAATTCAATTGTGGACCCCAAGGTGACCGTGGAGATCCACGGTGTGGGCCGGGACGTGGCCAGCCGCCAGACTGCCGTGGTCACCAATAACG GGTTCAACCCATGGTGGGACACGGAGTTTGAGTTTGAGGTGGTGGTGCCTGAGCTTGCGCTCGTGCGCTTTGTGGTGGAGGATTATGATGCCTCCTCTAAGAACGACTTCATCGGCCAGAGCACCATCCCCTTGGGCAGCCTCAAGCAAG GATACCGCCATGTCCACCTCTTGTCAAAGAACGGAGACCAGCACCCATCCGCCACCCTCTTTGTGAAGGTGTCTCTCCAGGACTAG